The Pyrococcus horikoshii OT3 genome includes a window with the following:
- a CDS encoding NAD(P)/FAD-dependent oxidoreductase, which translates to MKIVVIGSGTAGSNFALFMRKLDRKAEIIVIGKEPTMQYSPCALPHVISGTIEKPEDVIVFPNEFYEKQRIKMMLGVEAKKIDRERKVIITDKGEVPYDKLVLATGSRAFIPPIKGVENEGVFTLKSLDDVRRIKEYISKRKPKKVVVIGAGLIGLEGAEAFAKIGMDVLVVELLEHLLPTMLDKDMAKIVQEEMEKHGVKFKFGVGVSEIIGNPVKEVKIGEESVEADLVLVATGVRANVDLAKDAGLEVSRGIVVNEYLQTSDPDIYAIGDCAEVFDAVTGKRTLSQLGTSAVRMAKVAAENIAGKKVKFRPVFNTAITELFDLEIGTFGITEERAKKEGIEVVIGKFKGSTKPEYYPGGKPITVKLIFRKEDKRLIGAQIVGGERVWGRIMTLSALAQKGATVEDVAYLETSYAPPISPTIDPITVAAEMAMRKFKS; encoded by the coding sequence ATGAAGATAGTAGTTATAGGATCTGGAACTGCTGGAAGCAATTTTGCTCTCTTCATGAGGAAGCTCGATAGGAAGGCCGAGATAATAGTTATAGGAAAGGAACCTACAATGCAGTACTCCCCCTGTGCCCTTCCACACGTTATTAGCGGAACCATAGAGAAGCCTGAAGACGTTATAGTGTTTCCGAATGAGTTCTATGAGAAGCAGAGAATAAAGATGATGCTTGGAGTCGAAGCTAAAAAGATAGATAGGGAGAGAAAGGTTATAATTACCGATAAGGGGGAGGTTCCCTACGATAAGCTGGTTCTTGCTACTGGATCAAGGGCTTTTATTCCCCCGATAAAGGGTGTCGAAAACGAGGGAGTGTTCACGCTAAAGAGCCTCGATGACGTAAGGAGGATAAAGGAATACATAAGCAAGAGGAAACCTAAAAAGGTTGTCGTTATTGGCGCAGGTTTAATAGGTCTAGAAGGAGCAGAAGCCTTTGCAAAGATTGGAATGGATGTTCTAGTTGTTGAATTACTGGAGCATCTATTACCGACTATGCTCGACAAAGACATGGCCAAGATCGTTCAAGAGGAGATGGAGAAACATGGAGTTAAGTTCAAGTTTGGAGTTGGAGTCAGCGAGATAATAGGAAATCCTGTCAAGGAAGTTAAAATTGGAGAAGAGAGTGTAGAAGCAGATCTAGTCCTAGTGGCAACGGGAGTTAGGGCTAATGTTGACCTAGCGAAAGATGCTGGGCTGGAAGTGAGTAGGGGGATAGTTGTTAACGAGTATCTTCAGACCAGTGATCCTGATATATATGCTATAGGAGACTGTGCAGAGGTATTCGATGCCGTAACTGGAAAGAGAACCCTAAGCCAATTGGGAACTTCTGCTGTCAGAATGGCCAAAGTTGCCGCTGAGAACATAGCTGGAAAGAAGGTGAAATTTAGGCCAGTCTTCAACACAGCTATAACTGAATTATTCGACCTGGAAATAGGAACATTTGGAATAACAGAAGAGAGGGCTAAAAAGGAGGGAATTGAAGTCGTAATTGGAAAGTTTAAAGGTTCAACTAAGCCAGAGTATTATCCTGGAGGAAAACCAATTACGGTTAAGTTAATATTTAGAAAGGAAGATAAGAGACTAATAGGGGCCCAAATAGTTGGAGGAGAGAGAGTTTGGGGGAGGATAATGACTTTATCGGCACTCGCCCAGAAAGGAGCTACCGTTGAAGATGTTGCCTATCTAGAAACGAGTTATGCACCACCCATAAGCCCAACGATAGACCCAATCACGGTAGCCGCTGAAATGGCCATGAGAAAATTTAAGTCATGA
- the nth gene encoding endonuclease III domain-containing protein: MNKNLPLSERERALKIIKILKSTYPRKNHVSGDPYKTLIRCIISQRNRDEVTDRVSEELFKRYPTIESIASASVEEMQNFLKSLKVGLWRSKGKWIVETSRIILKKYNGRVPDKFEELIKLPGIGRKCANIVLAYGFGIPAIPVDTHVYRISRRLGLAPWDASPEEVEERLKSLIPREEWIYVNHAMVDHGKSVCKPIKPRCWECPLRGLCPKIGVQDTSSQ; encoded by the coding sequence ATGAACAAAAACTTACCCTTATCAGAACGTGAAAGGGCCCTTAAGATAATAAAGATTCTCAAATCAACTTATCCCAGGAAGAATCACGTTTCAGGGGATCCATACAAAACCCTGATAAGGTGTATAATCTCCCAAAGGAATAGGGATGAGGTTACCGATAGGGTCTCTGAAGAACTCTTCAAGAGATATCCAACCATCGAGAGCATAGCCAGTGCAAGCGTTGAGGAGATGCAGAACTTCCTAAAGAGCTTGAAAGTTGGCCTATGGAGGAGTAAGGGGAAGTGGATAGTTGAGACCTCCAGGATAATTCTGAAGAAGTACAACGGAAGAGTTCCAGACAAGTTTGAAGAACTAATTAAGCTTCCTGGAATAGGAAGGAAGTGCGCAAACATAGTTCTAGCCTATGGATTTGGAATTCCAGCAATTCCAGTTGATACCCACGTTTATAGAATTTCGAGGAGGCTTGGTTTAGCTCCCTGGGATGCCTCCCCTGAGGAAGTTGAGGAGAGACTCAAGAGTCTTATCCCCAGGGAAGAGTGGATATACGTTAACCATGCCATGGTTGATCATGGGAAAAGCGTGTGCAAGCCGATAAAGCCTAGATGTTGGGAATGCCCCTTAAGGGGACTCTGTCCAAAAATTGGCGTTCAGGATACCTCTAGCCAATAA
- a CDS encoding ATPase — MSELKLKPLPKVELPPDFVDVIRIKLQGKTVRTGDVIGISILGKEVKFKVVQAYPSPLRVEDRTKITLVTHPVDVLEAKIKGIKDVILDENLIVVITEENEVLIFNQNLEELYRGKFENLNKVLVRNDLVVIIDEQKLTLIRT; from the coding sequence ATGTCGGAGCTGAAGTTAAAGCCGTTACCCAAGGTTGAGTTGCCTCCCGACTTTGTTGATGTTATTAGGATAAAGCTCCAAGGAAAAACGGTAAGGACTGGAGATGTCATTGGAATTAGCATACTTGGAAAAGAAGTGAAGTTTAAGGTAGTTCAGGCTTATCCTTCCCCTTTGAGGGTAGAAGATAGGACGAAAATAACGCTTGTTACCCATCCTGTTGATGTACTAGAGGCTAAAATTAAGGGAATTAAGGATGTGATCCTGGATGAAAACCTGATAGTGGTAATAACTGAGGAAAATGAAGTTCTAATATTTAACCAAAATCTTGAGGAATTATACAGAGGAAAGTTCGAAAATTTAAATAAGGTTTTAGTGAGAAATGACTTAGTGGTGATAATTGATGAACAAAAACTTACCCTTATCAGAACGTGA
- a CDS encoding GNAT family N-acetyltransferase yields MIIKGKVKESKIPKFKHRWFGVLEVETSEGEVYRLYMSGVAQWFIEGDEVEIRVINEPKEKDGVKILEFNDYELYKFYNGEKIKVWPLWEKIYRAKRYSPLTGEVLYEYEIRAREATYESDFEFIAELEQYHYASQKEKVALWRCEKCGTIIEANTKPICPKCKTDKHVHILEIKGSTPASRFLILELVKREEYEPRILAYVRVDPPIPLMHRKLPNGEVERNIREKVFPEDWLKPSFWPEKIMHELFMELRKKYPKKIARSLLWEEAKERALRESNTAGARIARVVVHPDYRSDGIGQLSVKAALEWIAERRIPEMRKRKHFVETIAQMARYNPFFEKVGFKFVWETASGRPVLMYPLTQEAKEYLDRYFREDPYAPKEPLWKPSYGKVEKLEGPIVFKNVTKVFESELDIKGLPEEIQDLLKAFGVRHRVIQRPVLRNLNFQINPGEIVAVVGASGAGKTTLLRLILGAIRGYWEEKYRPTSGKIEVPKNAKVSALIPGEMEPEFGSETILEHVYRKVRDLNAAVEILNRSGLSDAVLYRAKFSELSTGQKERAKIASLLAERPNVLLIDEFAAHLDTLTAMRVARKVSEIAREAGITAIIITHRPEVVKALDPDKVLFVGYGTVIVRDSL; encoded by the coding sequence ATGATTATTAAGGGGAAGGTTAAGGAAAGTAAAATCCCAAAGTTCAAGCACCGATGGTTTGGAGTTCTAGAGGTGGAGACAAGCGAAGGAGAAGTATACAGGCTTTATATGAGCGGTGTAGCACAGTGGTTCATCGAGGGAGATGAGGTTGAGATTAGGGTAATAAACGAACCGAAGGAAAAGGATGGAGTCAAGATCCTAGAATTCAACGACTATGAGCTTTATAAATTCTATAATGGGGAGAAGATAAAGGTCTGGCCACTGTGGGAGAAGATTTACAGGGCAAAAAGGTACTCCCCCCTTACAGGTGAAGTGCTCTACGAGTATGAGATAAGGGCAAGGGAGGCAACATACGAAAGCGATTTTGAGTTCATAGCTGAGTTAGAGCAGTACCATTATGCCTCTCAAAAGGAGAAGGTAGCCTTATGGAGGTGTGAAAAATGTGGTACAATAATCGAGGCCAACACCAAGCCTATATGCCCCAAGTGCAAGACAGATAAGCACGTTCACATACTTGAGATAAAGGGTTCAACGCCAGCATCCCGTTTCTTAATATTGGAACTCGTAAAAAGGGAGGAGTATGAGCCAAGAATACTAGCATACGTTAGGGTTGATCCTCCAATTCCCCTTATGCACAGGAAGTTACCTAACGGGGAAGTTGAGAGGAATATAAGGGAGAAAGTATTCCCGGAGGATTGGCTTAAGCCCAGTTTTTGGCCTGAAAAGATAATGCATGAACTCTTCATGGAGCTCAGGAAAAAGTATCCAAAGAAAATAGCAAGATCCCTTCTCTGGGAGGAAGCTAAGGAGAGAGCATTAAGAGAGAGCAACACCGCTGGGGCCAGGATAGCTAGAGTCGTCGTTCACCCTGATTATCGCTCAGACGGTATAGGGCAGTTAAGCGTAAAGGCAGCCCTCGAGTGGATAGCAGAGAGAAGAATTCCAGAGATGAGAAAGAGAAAACACTTCGTTGAAACTATAGCTCAGATGGCCCGCTACAATCCCTTCTTCGAAAAGGTTGGATTTAAATTTGTATGGGAAACGGCTAGTGGAAGACCCGTGCTAATGTATCCCCTAACCCAGGAAGCAAAGGAGTACCTAGACAGGTACTTCAGGGAAGACCCATACGCTCCAAAAGAACCTCTATGGAAACCTAGCTATGGGAAGGTTGAGAAGCTCGAAGGTCCAATAGTGTTTAAGAACGTTACAAAGGTATTTGAAAGTGAACTCGATATAAAAGGTCTCCCCGAGGAAATTCAAGATCTACTAAAAGCCTTTGGAGTAAGACACAGGGTAATTCAGAGACCCGTCCTCAGGAATCTCAACTTTCAAATTAATCCAGGAGAAATAGTTGCCGTCGTTGGAGCTAGCGGGGCTGGAAAAACAACTCTATTAAGGCTAATTCTGGGTGCTATTAGAGGTTACTGGGAGGAAAAGTATAGACCTACCTCCGGGAAAATTGAAGTTCCCAAAAATGCGAAGGTTTCTGCTTTAATACCTGGTGAGATGGAGCCGGAATTTGGCTCAGAAACAATCCTAGAACATGTTTACAGGAAGGTAAGGGATCTAAATGCAGCAGTCGAAATTCTGAACAGATCGGGGTTAAGTGACGCCGTATTATATAGGGCCAAGTTTTCGGAGCTTTCAACAGGACAGAAGGAGAGGGCAAAGATAGCTTCACTTCTCGCTGAAAGGCCAAACGTTCTACTTATAGATGAATTTGCTGCCCACTTAGATACTCTAACAGCAATGAGGGTAGCCAGGAAAGTTAGCGAGATAGCTAGGGAAGCGGGAATAACAGCTATTATAATTACTCACAGGCCTGAGGTCGTTAAAGCTTTAGATCCCGATAAGGTTCTCTTCGTCGGTTACGGGACAGTAATCGTGAGGGATTCCCTCTAA
- a CDS encoding DUF190 domain-containing protein, with protein sequence MVEVEHWNTLRLRIYIGENDKWEGRPLYKVIVEKLREMGIAGATVYRGIYGFGKKSRVHSSDVIRLSTDLPIIVEVVDRGHNIEKVVNVIKPMIKDGMITVEPTIVLWVGTQEEIKKFEEDAIAERQ encoded by the coding sequence ATGGTTGAAGTTGAACATTGGAACACATTGAGGCTTAGAATATATATAGGAGAGAATGACAAATGGGAGGGCAGACCCCTATACAAAGTCATAGTAGAAAAGCTTAGAGAGATGGGAATTGCAGGAGCCACCGTTTATAGGGGAATATATGGATTTGGAAAGAAAAGTAGGGTTCATTCTAGTGACGTTATTAGACTCTCTACAGATCTTCCCATAATAGTGGAAGTCGTTGATAGGGGACATAATATAGAAAAGGTAGTCAACGTTATTAAGCCGATGATAAAGGATGGGATGATAACGGTTGAACCTACAATAGTCCTATGGGTGGGAACCCAGGAGGAGATAAAGAAGTTTGAAGAAGACGCTATAGCGGAGCGGCAATGA
- a CDS encoding Rossmann-like domain-containing protein: protein MLLSRIKKKAMELAEDLKLVDFSFGLPYTWVLVEGIEGRALGVAMTLPEEVQRYTNSIEEPSLLEFIDKADSLNIIERTLGVAAINAVSQYYIDLREAKWIDVTELIQQDEIKRIAIIGNMPPVVRTLKEKYEVYVFERNMKLWDRDTYSDTLEYHILPEVDGIIASASCIVNGTLDMILDRAKKAKLIVITGPTGQLLPEFLKGTKVTHLASMKVTNIEKALVKLKLGSFKGFESESIKYVIEV, encoded by the coding sequence ATGTTATTATCGAGGATAAAGAAGAAAGCCATGGAACTTGCCGAAGACTTAAAGCTTGTAGATTTCAGCTTTGGATTGCCTTACACTTGGGTTCTCGTTGAAGGAATTGAAGGAAGAGCTCTAGGAGTTGCGATGACGCTACCGGAGGAAGTACAAAGGTATACAAATTCTATAGAGGAGCCTTCCCTACTAGAGTTCATAGATAAGGCGGATAGTTTAAATATTATAGAGAGAACCTTAGGAGTTGCCGCAATAAACGCGGTATCTCAGTACTACATAGACTTGAGGGAAGCCAAGTGGATCGACGTTACGGAACTAATCCAACAAGATGAGATTAAGAGGATAGCGATAATAGGGAACATGCCCCCAGTAGTTAGAACCCTCAAGGAAAAGTATGAGGTTTATGTCTTCGAGAGGAATATGAAGCTATGGGATAGGGACACCTACAGCGATACCCTGGAGTACCATATCCTACCGGAGGTTGACGGTATAATAGCAAGCGCTTCCTGCATAGTTAATGGAACCCTTGACATGATATTGGATAGGGCAAAGAAAGCAAAGCTTATCGTTATTACGGGACCTACGGGGCAATTACTTCCTGAATTCCTCAAGGGAACAAAAGTAACCCATTTAGCAAGCATGAAAGTTACAAATATTGAAAAAGCCTTAGTCAAATTAAAGTTAGGTTCCTTTAAGGGGTTTGAATCGGAGAGCATTAAGTACGTTATTGAAGTTTGA
- a CDS encoding slipin family protein gives MMFATNFFVTSIILLFILIFLASAIKIVKEYERAVIFRLGRVVGARGPGLFFIIPIFEKAVIVDLRTQVLDVPVQETITKDNVPVRVNAVVYFRVVDPVKAVTQVKNYIMATSQISQTTLRSVIGQAHLDELLSERDKLNMQLQRIIDEATDPWGIKVTAVEIKDVELPAGMQKAMARQAEAERERRARITLAEAERQAAEKLREAAEIISEHPMALQLRTLQTISDVAGDKSNVIVLMLPMEMLKLFKSLSDAAEAYMKKKEEEK, from the coding sequence ATGATGTTTGCAACAAACTTTTTTGTGACATCAATTATCTTGCTGTTTATTTTGATATTCCTAGCAAGCGCAATTAAGATAGTTAAGGAATATGAAAGGGCCGTTATATTTAGGCTTGGAAGGGTTGTCGGTGCTAGGGGTCCCGGGCTCTTCTTCATAATACCAATCTTCGAAAAGGCCGTTATCGTAGATTTGAGAACTCAAGTTTTAGACGTCCCAGTACAGGAAACGATAACAAAAGATAACGTTCCCGTTAGGGTAAATGCGGTAGTTTACTTTAGAGTCGTTGATCCCGTTAAAGCCGTGACTCAGGTTAAGAACTACATAATGGCTACCTCGCAGATATCGCAAACAACCCTAAGGAGCGTAATAGGTCAAGCCCACTTGGATGAACTATTAAGCGAGAGGGATAAACTGAATATGCAACTTCAGAGGATCATCGATGAAGCAACCGATCCCTGGGGAATAAAAGTTACCGCTGTAGAGATTAAGGATGTAGAGTTACCGGCTGGAATGCAAAAAGCCATGGCAAGACAGGCAGAAGCTGAAAGGGAGAGGAGAGCAAGGATAACGCTAGCTGAGGCCGAGAGACAGGCCGCTGAAAAGCTTAGGGAAGCTGCAGAGATAATAAGTGAACATCCAATGGCCTTACAACTAAGAACCCTTCAAACGATAAGCGATGTCGCCGGCGATAAGAGCAATGTAATTGTACTAATGCTCCCGATGGAGATGTTAAAGTTATTCAAGAGTTTATCGGATGCAGCGGAAGCTTACATGAAGAAGAAGGAAGAAGAAAAGTAA
- a CDS encoding NfeD family protein: protein MRRILLSMIVLIFLASPILAKNIVYVAQIKGQITSYTYDQFDRYITIAEQDNAEAIIIELDTPGGRADAMMNIVQRIQQSKIPVIIYVYPPGASAASAGTYIALGSHLIAMAPGTSIGACRPILGYSQNGSIIEAPPKITNYFIAYIKSLAQESGRNATIAEEFITKDLSLTPEEALKYGVIEVVARDINELLKKSNGMKTKIPVNGRYVTLNFTNVEVRYLAPSFKDKLISYITDPNVAYLLLTLGIWALIIGFLTPGWHVPETVGAIMIILAIIGFGYFGYNSAGILLIIVAMLFFIAEALTPTFGLFTVAGLITFIIGGILLFGGGEEYLVRKEVFSQLRILIITVGAILAAFFAFGMAAVIRAHKKKARTGKEEMIGLIGTVVEELNPEGMIKVRGELWKARSKFNGKIEKGEKVRVVDMDGLTLIVVRERKEGGEK from the coding sequence ATGAGAAGGATCCTTCTATCTATGATAGTCCTCATATTTTTAGCATCCCCAATTCTAGCAAAAAATATCGTTTATGTTGCTCAAATCAAGGGGCAGATAACCTCCTATACCTACGATCAATTTGATAGATACATAACGATAGCTGAACAAGATAACGCCGAAGCAATAATAATAGAACTCGACACCCCCGGAGGAAGGGCCGATGCAATGATGAACATAGTCCAGAGGATACAGCAATCTAAAATTCCAGTTATAATATACGTCTATCCTCCCGGGGCATCAGCTGCCTCTGCAGGGACTTATATAGCCTTGGGTTCTCATTTAATAGCGATGGCCCCAGGGACTAGTATAGGAGCATGCAGACCGATCCTGGGTTACTCCCAAAATGGCTCAATAATAGAAGCTCCGCCAAAGATTACCAACTACTTCATAGCTTACATAAAAAGCTTAGCCCAGGAAAGTGGAAGGAATGCTACGATAGCTGAAGAATTCATAACGAAAGACCTAAGCCTAACTCCAGAAGAAGCTCTCAAATATGGAGTAATTGAGGTAGTTGCCAGGGATATTAATGAGCTCCTTAAGAAAAGTAATGGAATGAAAACTAAGATACCTGTGAATGGAAGGTATGTAACGCTAAACTTCACCAACGTTGAAGTTAGGTATTTAGCTCCCTCCTTTAAGGATAAACTAATAAGTTACATCACGGATCCGAACGTTGCTTATTTACTCCTAACCCTTGGAATCTGGGCCCTGATAATAGGATTCCTAACCCCCGGATGGCATGTTCCCGAAACAGTTGGGGCCATAATGATAATTTTAGCGATAATAGGATTCGGGTACTTTGGCTATAATTCAGCGGGAATATTGCTAATAATAGTAGCTATGCTATTCTTCATCGCGGAAGCCCTAACCCCAACGTTTGGGCTGTTTACGGTGGCCGGCTTGATAACTTTCATCATAGGTGGGATATTACTATTTGGTGGAGGAGAGGAATATTTAGTAAGAAAGGAGGTGTTTTCTCAATTGAGGATATTAATAATAACCGTAGGGGCCATCTTAGCAGCATTCTTTGCCTTTGGAATGGCCGCGGTAATTAGGGCCCACAAGAAAAAGGCAAGGACTGGAAAAGAGGAGATGATAGGGTTAATTGGGACGGTTGTTGAAGAATTAAATCCCGAAGGAATGATAAAGGTTAGGGGGGAGCTATGGAAGGCAAGAAGCAAATTTAATGGAAAGATTGAAAAGGGGGAAAAGGTTAGGGTAGTTGATATGGATGGTTTGACACTTATAGTTGTTAGGGAAAGAAAGGAAGGTGGAGAAAAATGA
- a CDS encoding Mth938-like domain-containing protein, whose protein sequence is MKIEEVRFGLVKIDGKEFDHDIVIYPSGRIERRMKEISKKKHGTSHKLDPEELEKYLVEDFDVLLVGTGIYGMLSLLPESKKLVEDKEVIEKPTKEALKLLEELWGKKRILAIIHVTC, encoded by the coding sequence ATGAAAATCGAAGAAGTAAGGTTTGGTCTTGTTAAAATTGATGGAAAAGAGTTTGACCACGACATCGTAATTTACCCTTCAGGAAGGATTGAGAGAAGAATGAAGGAGATAAGCAAGAAGAAACATGGAACAAGCCATAAGCTCGATCCTGAGGAATTAGAGAAATACCTAGTTGAGGATTTTGATGTACTATTAGTTGGAACTGGAATTTATGGTATGCTCTCGCTCCTTCCAGAGAGTAAAAAGCTAGTTGAAGATAAAGAGGTCATAGAAAAACCTACCAAGGAAGCCCTTAAGCTTCTCGAGGAGTTATGGGGCAAAAAGAGGATACTTGCGATAATCCACGTAACATGTTAA
- the crcB gene encoding fluoride efflux transporter CrcB has protein sequence MNAKIIALLIIGGGLGALTRYYISGVLPVYKDFPIGTLIVNSLASFLLGYIYGLLFSGFDISPEWRIFLGTGFCGGLSTFSTFSYETFSLLREGEIWLAFANITTNILVTIFLVFLGFILARR, from the coding sequence ATGAACGCGAAGATAATTGCACTTTTAATCATTGGAGGGGGACTCGGGGCTTTAACCAGATATTACATCTCTGGAGTCCTTCCAGTATACAAAGACTTTCCCATAGGTACCTTAATTGTCAACTCCCTAGCTAGTTTTCTTCTTGGATATATTTACGGCCTTTTATTCTCCGGTTTTGATATTTCGCCAGAATGGAGGATTTTTCTTGGAACCGGTTTCTGTGGCGGATTAAGTACATTTTCAACATTTTCCTATGAAACGTTTTCTCTTCTTAGGGAAGGCGAAATTTGGTTAGCCTTTGCTAATATCACGACAAACATTTTAGTTACAATATTCTTAGTATTCCTGGGCTTCATATTAGCTAGGAGGTGA
- a CDS encoding leucine/methionine racemase, which produces MKANDIIKRYSKVIAQANKMHYFPLVPVKAENAKVWDINGKEYIDFLSDAAVQNVGHNNPRVVKAVKEQVDKLMHASYIYAYPIEPLLLAEKLAEIAPIDNPKVSFGLTGGDANDAAIKFARAYTKRQTILSYMKSFYGSTYGAMSLTGLDFRVRAIVGELSGVHYLPYPYCYRCPFGKEPGSCKMECVEYIKEKFEGEVYAEGVAALFAEPIQGDSGIVVPPKNYFKKVTKILREHGILLVVDEIQSGMGRTGKWFAIEHFGVKPDIITVGKALGGGLPISATIGKAEIMDSLPPLSHAFTLSGNPTTSRAALAVIEEIEEKNLLRRAEKLGNYAMKRLREMMDKHELIGDVRGIGLMIGVELVKDRETKERAIEETSKVIERAFDLGLIVTHFSGNVLRIEPPLTIERETLDEGLDVLEKAIEDVEEGRV; this is translated from the coding sequence ATGAAGGCCAATGACATAATTAAGAGGTATTCCAAGGTTATAGCTCAAGCAAACAAAATGCACTACTTTCCACTCGTTCCCGTAAAGGCCGAGAATGCTAAGGTGTGGGATATCAACGGAAAGGAATACATCGACTTCCTTAGCGATGCCGCAGTTCAAAATGTTGGGCATAACAATCCAAGGGTTGTAAAGGCCGTGAAAGAGCAGGTGGATAAGTTAATGCATGCAAGCTACATATATGCCTACCCCATTGAACCGCTACTCCTCGCTGAAAAGCTAGCCGAGATAGCTCCAATAGATAACCCCAAAGTATCATTTGGCCTAACTGGGGGAGATGCCAACGATGCTGCAATAAAGTTTGCAAGAGCTTATACCAAGAGACAAACGATACTTAGCTACATGAAGAGTTTTTACGGCTCAACTTATGGAGCAATGAGCTTAACTGGTCTTGATTTTCGGGTAAGGGCAATAGTGGGAGAGCTAAGCGGAGTCCACTACCTTCCCTACCCCTACTGTTACAGGTGTCCTTTTGGGAAGGAACCAGGAAGTTGCAAAATGGAATGCGTCGAATACATAAAGGAGAAGTTTGAAGGAGAAGTATATGCTGAAGGAGTTGCAGCACTATTCGCCGAACCAATACAGGGAGATTCTGGAATAGTAGTCCCACCAAAGAATTACTTCAAAAAAGTTACCAAAATCTTGAGAGAACATGGAATATTGTTAGTTGTCGACGAGATACAGAGTGGAATGGGAAGGACTGGAAAGTGGTTTGCGATAGAGCACTTTGGAGTAAAACCTGATATAATCACCGTAGGAAAAGCCTTAGGTGGAGGTTTACCTATAAGCGCTACAATAGGAAAAGCAGAGATTATGGATTCTCTACCTCCACTTAGTCATGCATTCACTCTCTCTGGAAATCCCACTACCTCAAGAGCGGCTTTAGCTGTTATAGAGGAAATTGAGGAAAAGAATCTACTAAGGAGGGCCGAAAAATTAGGAAATTACGCAATGAAGAGGCTAAGGGAAATGATGGATAAACATGAATTAATAGGGGATGTCAGGGGAATAGGTTTAATGATTGGAGTTGAGCTCGTTAAGGATAGAGAAACCAAGGAGAGAGCTATAGAAGAGACTAGTAAGGTAATTGAGAGAGCTTTTGATCTTGGATTAATAGTCACTCACTTTAGTGGCAACGTCCTTAGGATAGAGCCACCCCTAACAATAGAGAGGGAAACCCTAGATGAGGGTTTAGATGTCCTCGAGAAGGCCATAGAGGATGTTGAAGAAGGCCGAGTATGA
- a CDS encoding rhomboid family intramembrane serine protease has translation MKDLRLHKYFPGTFSLIILTTLVFIYELVVGFDRAIQELAQINGLVTLGQWWRLITAIFLHMGFIHFGLNIFWLFYLGIDLEGIVGTRRFLTVFFASALVGNLLSLITLPPYVASGGASGGLFGVVGALLGIEGVLRRNIQKALINALLLFLINSIFPGVNAVAHFGGLVTGLIFGYYYGKWLRRKMLDMSYWLEVS, from the coding sequence GTGAAAGATTTGAGGCTACATAAGTACTTCCCAGGGACATTTTCACTTATAATTCTAACAACCCTCGTCTTTATTTACGAACTTGTGGTTGGCTTCGATAGAGCAATTCAAGAGTTAGCCCAAATTAATGGTCTAGTCACCCTTGGTCAGTGGTGGAGACTTATAACGGCTATATTCCTTCACATGGGCTTCATTCACTTCGGGCTCAATATATTCTGGCTCTTCTATTTGGGAATTGATCTGGAGGGGATCGTTGGAACTAGGAGATTCCTAACGGTGTTCTTTGCTTCCGCCTTAGTAGGAAACTTGCTATCTTTAATAACCCTTCCTCCCTATGTTGCATCTGGAGGAGCGAGTGGAGGGCTCTTTGGGGTTGTAGGGGCCCTCTTAGGAATAGAGGGAGTACTTAGGAGGAACATTCAAAAGGCACTGATAAATGCCCTATTACTTTTCCTGATAAACAGCATATTCCCAGGTGTTAACGCGGTTGCGCACTTCGGAGGCCTAGTTACGGGATTGATCTTCGGTTATTATTACGGGAAATGGCTTAGGAGAAAGATGCTAGATATGAGTTATTGGCTAGAGGTATCCTGA